In one Meiothermus sp. Pnk-1 genomic region, the following are encoded:
- a CDS encoding response regulator transcription factor, with protein sequence MEQPLILIVEDEKDIARFIELELQAEGYRTEVAYDGITGLSRFRETNPNLVVLDLMLPVMDGIEVARRIRKTSNVPILILTAKDRVEDKVEGLDAGADDYLVKPFSIEELLARIRAHLRRVTPAITGEIRVADLIINLEGREVYRAGRRIELSNKEFELLELLAKSPGKVFSRFEIEEKVWPGYQGGSNVVDVYIGYLRKKLEGVGERRLIHTVRGVGYVLRED encoded by the coding sequence ATGGAACAGCCCTTGATCCTCATCGTCGAAGACGAGAAAGACATCGCTCGGTTTATAGAACTCGAGCTGCAAGCCGAGGGCTACCGGACCGAGGTAGCCTACGACGGCATCACCGGGCTTTCCCGATTTCGCGAGACCAATCCCAACCTGGTGGTCCTAGATCTAATGTTGCCGGTAATGGACGGCATCGAAGTGGCGCGGCGTATCCGCAAGACCTCTAACGTGCCGATCCTGATCCTTACCGCCAAAGACCGCGTAGAAGACAAGGTGGAAGGCCTCGACGCCGGAGCCGACGACTACCTGGTCAAGCCCTTCTCCATCGAGGAACTCCTGGCCCGTATCCGCGCCCACCTGCGCCGGGTGACCCCGGCCATCACCGGGGAGATCCGGGTCGCCGACCTCATCATCAACCTCGAGGGCCGCGAGGTCTACCGTGCAGGCCGCCGCATCGAGCTTTCCAACAAGGAGTTCGAGCTGTTGGAACTCCTCGCCAAAAGCCCGGGCAAAGTTTTCAGCCGCTTCGAGATCGAGGAGAAGGTCTGGCCCGGTTACCAAGGCGGCAGCAACGTGGTGGACGTGTACATCGGTTACCTGCGCAAGAAGCTCGAGGGCGTCGGCGAGCGCCGCCTGATCCATACCGTGCGCGGGGTGGGCTACGTTCTTCGAGAGGACTAA
- a CDS encoding DUF2089 domain-containing protein: MRIYPMPTSCPACRSRLRVSRLVCSNPDCRSEIRGEFEVNEFALLPPEPLEFLRLYIKSGGNLKKVESILGVSYPTVRARFKDMLYALGYEMPDEPEPPQPDLAKERSDILSALERGEITPEEANLRLRALRRR, translated from the coding sequence ATGCGAATCTATCCCATGCCCACTTCTTGCCCCGCTTGCCGCAGCCGGTTGCGGGTGAGCAGGCTGGTCTGCTCCAACCCCGATTGCCGTAGCGAAATCAGGGGCGAGTTCGAGGTCAACGAGTTTGCCTTGTTGCCTCCCGAACCGCTCGAGTTCCTGCGGCTTTATATCAAGAGCGGGGGTAACCTGAAAAAAGTCGAGAGCATCCTGGGGGTTTCGTACCCCACCGTACGGGCTCGCTTCAAAGATATGCTGTACGCCCTAGGCTACGAGATGCCTGACGAGCCCGAGCCCCCCCAGCCCGACCTGGCCAAGGAGCGCTCGGATATCCTCTCTGCGCTCGAGAGGGGAGAGATCACCCCTGAGGAGGCCAACCTCCGGCTACGGGCGCTCAGGCGCAGATGA
- a CDS encoding cell wall metabolism sensor histidine kinase WalK, whose protein sequence is MTLRTRVTLLTVALLMASLALIGAVVYGLLQGFLYRNLRSEIQASTQQVIRLIGEQVQVVDILKLALPANVYSQIDYGFIRSGKPTLPDLLSAVEVVKGPLLQPNQRLVLPKRAYEELLSKGETWTTLSLPLEQGGRINLLVNAVLLQGSGGDFVISTVGRPTESIDFTLDQLARIYTATALIVLVLGAWMAYRLMSRTLAPLEWVARRAEQMSERPTKLPELEGNNEVAALVRALNGMLARLEESWETQTRFLADASHELRTPVTAILGHVSYLLRRTPLTEQQRESLEIVRREGERMKKLVGDLLELSKTGGTWRVELSPVHLHTLLAEIAEEYGQSFPRGGRIQLEVSEDLWVLGDVERLHQVFANMVSNAQKAQASEIRLVARDLRERVVIRVEDNGEGIPPEHLPHLFERFYRVDKARDRERGGSGLGLSIVKAIVEAHGGAVWVESELGKGSTFSVSLRRAEKPLPTLA, encoded by the coding sequence ATGACCCTGCGCACCCGTGTCACCCTGCTCACCGTGGCCTTGCTGATGGCCTCGCTGGCCCTGATCGGCGCGGTGGTGTACGGGCTGCTGCAAGGCTTCCTCTACCGCAACCTGCGCAGCGAGATCCAGGCTTCCACCCAGCAGGTCATCCGCCTCATCGGGGAGCAGGTTCAGGTGGTGGATATTCTCAAATTGGCCCTGCCCGCTAACGTCTACTCGCAGATTGACTACGGCTTCATCCGCAGCGGCAAACCCACCCTGCCCGACCTGCTCTCGGCAGTTGAGGTGGTCAAGGGCCCCTTGTTGCAACCCAACCAGCGCTTGGTGCTGCCCAAGCGGGCGTATGAGGAGTTACTCTCCAAAGGAGAGACCTGGACCACCTTGTCGCTGCCCCTCGAGCAGGGCGGGCGGATCAACCTGCTGGTCAACGCGGTGCTGCTCCAGGGAAGCGGGGGCGATTTCGTCATCTCGACGGTGGGCCGCCCCACCGAATCTATAGACTTCACCCTGGACCAACTGGCCCGCATCTATACCGCCACCGCGCTGATCGTTTTGGTACTGGGAGCGTGGATGGCCTATCGCTTGATGAGCCGCACCCTCGCGCCCCTCGAGTGGGTGGCTAGGCGAGCAGAACAGATGAGCGAACGCCCCACCAAGCTGCCCGAGCTCGAGGGCAACAACGAAGTGGCCGCCCTGGTACGGGCCTTGAACGGGATGTTGGCCCGCTTGGAGGAATCCTGGGAAACCCAGACCCGCTTCCTGGCCGACGCTTCGCACGAGCTGCGCACCCCGGTCACGGCGATTCTGGGCCACGTGAGCTACCTGCTGCGACGTACCCCGCTTACCGAGCAGCAGCGGGAGAGCCTGGAGATCGTCAGGCGCGAGGGCGAGCGGATGAAAAAGCTGGTGGGGGATCTGCTCGAGCTTTCCAAGACGGGCGGGACCTGGCGGGTGGAGCTTTCCCCGGTGCACCTGCACACCCTACTGGCCGAAATCGCTGAGGAGTACGGGCAGAGCTTCCCCCGGGGGGGGAGGATTCAGCTCGAGGTCTCCGAGGACCTGTGGGTGCTAGGAGACGTGGAAAGGTTGCACCAGGTCTTCGCCAACATGGTCTCTAACGCCCAGAAAGCCCAGGCCAGCGAGATCCGCCTGGTGGCCCGCGACCTGCGGGAACGGGTGGTGATCCGCGTCGAGGATAACGGGGAGGGCATCCCCCCCGAGCACCTCCCCCACCTCTTCGAGCGCTTTTACCGGGTGGACAAGGCCCGCGACCGCGAACGTGGAGGCAGCGGGCTGGGGCTTTCCATCGTGAAGGCCATCGTAGAGGCCCACGGGGGGGCGGTCTGGGTGGAGAGCGAACTCGGCAAGGGCTCGACCTTCAGCGTCTCCCTGCGGCGGGCGGAAAAACCGCTGCCCACCCTGGCCTAA